Sequence from the [Clostridium] scindens genome:
AATGTGAAATTTTACCGGAAGATGAGTCTTCAGATCATTGCGGATGAAACAAGAGAAATCAGAGCAGAGATGAGCCGGATGATCCGGGCGAATCTGGCAGGATGGGGGAAAGAGTATGAGCAAATATGACAAGATGCTGGAAGTAAACCATAAGCAGAGCGTGGAGAAGATTCAGAGGGCAAAACTGACGATCCAAGAAATGATCGAAGAAGAGGATAAAGTGACTGTTCCCAAACTGATGCAAAAGACCGGGCTCTCCAGAGGATTCTTTTATAAGAACCCGGAAGTGCGAAAGGCAGTAGATCGTGCCTTGCAGCTACAGGCTGGCATGGTAGATAAGAGAAGAAAGATTTTAGATATGGCAATGGACAACCGTATCCTGCAGCTGGAGCAACAGGTAGTGAAACTGAAAAGAGAGAACGAGACATTACGGAAAGAAAATGAAGCAATGCGGAAAGCATTGAATAAAAGAGACTTGAATCTGATCAAGAATTTTTAATGAAGAAGAAAACAATCAGCGACTGGCAGGGGCGTGAAGAACGCGCCTGCTGGTGGTTGTGGGGATAAAATATCTAGAAACGTAGTGTGCTATATAGTATAATGTAATAGAAAACAATCAACTTTCAGAAATGAACAACTACATGGAGATTCAGATAAATGAGTAGTCAAGAAACATTTTCTATAACAACACTACAAAGAATGTGTGCTAGATCTGAATATTTGGATGAGTCAGATATTCATATGAATGACAAAACAGTTTCATGGGATGGAAATATCATATATTACAAAACTAAAAAGCCGGCTTCGACAGGAAATGAATTTCTTATTCCTATTCAAGTAAAGGGAAAAGAGTATAATATTCTTCCGGATTCGGATAGCATAAGTTATCCAGTGGATATAAATGATTTGAAAAATTATTTAAAGAATGGCGGAGTAATATTTTTCGTTGATG
This genomic interval carries:
- a CDS encoding DUF6262 family protein — protein: MSKYDKMLEVNHKQSVEKIQRAKLTIQEMIEEEDKVTVPKLMQKTGLSRGFFYKNPEVRKAVDRALQLQAGMVDKRRKILDMAMDNRILQLEQQVVKLKRENETLRKENEAMRKALNKRDLNLIKNF